In the genome of Pelobacter seleniigenes DSM 18267, one region contains:
- a CDS encoding glutamine amidotransferase: MKKLYIVKAGTTFSSTLQRFGDFDQWTRTALGPTTLPIAIIDVEDMAALPAAEDCAGVTVTGSHAMVTDKLEWSVRLEDWIAGLVARQVPFFGICYGHQLLGSALGGEVGYHPRGKEIGTTLIRCRKEAAEDPLFSALPREFWAHTTHSQTVLQLPPQAIALAENDFEPHHAFRVGPCAWGVQFHPEYTGAIMGAYIEEQATQLSAAGQSVETLLAAVRETPAAAELFRHFTRYAAERLAG, from the coding sequence ATGAAAAAACTATATATTGTCAAAGCCGGGACGACTTTTTCCTCGACGCTGCAACGATTTGGTGATTTTGATCAATGGACCAGAACCGCTTTGGGACCGACGACCTTGCCCATTGCCATCATTGATGTCGAAGATATGGCGGCCTTGCCGGCTGCCGAGGACTGTGCCGGGGTTACGGTGACCGGATCTCATGCCATGGTGACCGATAAACTGGAATGGAGTGTTAGGCTGGAAGATTGGATTGCCGGGCTGGTTGCTCGGCAGGTCCCTTTTTTCGGGATCTGTTATGGTCACCAACTCCTTGGCAGTGCTCTTGGCGGCGAGGTCGGCTATCATCCCCGGGGTAAGGAGATCGGTACCACTCTGATTCGCTGCCGGAAGGAAGCCGCCGAGGATCCATTGTTCAGTGCGCTACCGCGTGAATTCTGGGCTCATACCACCCATTCGCAGACGGTGTTGCAGTTGCCGCCACAAGCGATTGCGCTGGCGGAAAACGATTTTGAACCCCACCATGCTTTTCGGGTTGGCCCCTGTGCCTGGGGGGTGCAGTTTCATCCGGAGTATACGGGGGCGATCATGGGTGCCTATATTGAGGAGCAGGCTACCCAGCTGAGCGCAGCCGGACAGTCGGTCGAGACGCTTTTGGCGGCGGTCAGAGAGACCCCGGCGGCGGCCGAACTGTTTCGCCACTTTACCCGCTATGCAGCAGAGCGGCTGGCGGGCTGA
- a CDS encoding ABC transporter ATP-binding protein yields MLKLNNVSKSFGGLPALSEVSFEIRTGQLTALIGPNGAGKSTLINCITGVLAPTNGSLRFRDLELAGMPPHAISRAGIGRTFQNLKIFPRLSVLDNVLAGLTCEAGHSMLMAMLRLPYLRHRERRLKLRTLEALDRFQLADKANWPAGVLAYGDKKRLELARATVGNPHLLLLDEPVAGLNAQETAAVGEQLRLLRGKGHTMLLVEHDMDLVMEIADQVVVLDSGRCIATGTPDQVRRNPLVLEAYLGRLEATA; encoded by the coding sequence ATGCTCAAGCTGAATAATGTCAGCAAGTCCTTCGGCGGCCTGCCCGCGTTGAGCGAGGTCTCCTTCGAGATCCGCACCGGCCAGCTCACGGCCCTGATCGGCCCCAACGGCGCCGGGAAAAGCACCCTGATCAACTGCATTACCGGGGTGCTTGCCCCGACCAACGGTTCGCTGCGCTTTCGCGATCTCGAACTGGCAGGGATGCCACCCCATGCCATCAGCCGGGCCGGGATCGGCCGGACTTTCCAGAACCTGAAAATCTTTCCCCGGCTGAGCGTGCTCGATAATGTCCTCGCCGGGTTGACCTGTGAGGCCGGCCATTCCATGCTCATGGCCATGTTGCGCCTGCCCTATTTAAGGCACCGGGAACGCCGCCTCAAACTGCGGACGCTGGAAGCGCTGGATCGTTTTCAACTGGCTGACAAGGCCAACTGGCCGGCCGGGGTGCTGGCTTACGGCGACAAGAAACGTCTGGAGCTGGCGCGGGCCACGGTCGGCAATCCCCACCTGCTGCTGCTGGATGAGCCGGTCGCCGGCCTGAATGCCCAGGAAACCGCGGCCGTCGGCGAACAGTTACGCCTGCTGCGCGGCAAAGGGCATACCATGCTGCTGGTGGAACATGATATGGACTTGGTCATGGAGATCGCCGACCAGGTCGTGGTGCTTGACAGCGGTCGCTGTATCGCCACGGGTACGCCGGACCAGGTCCGGCGCAACCCGCTGGTTCTGGAAGCCTATCTGGGCCGGCTGGAAGCAACCGCTTAA
- a CDS encoding CoA transferase subunit A, with protein MNKETNLEAVLARINSGMTIMSNGFMGVKSPETIIDAMVEKGIDNLTLISTDTAVPNKASGKLICNRRVKKLYASHIGLNPETGAQMNNGELEVELVPQGTLAERIRCGGAGLGGVLTPTGIGTEVELGKQKLTVNGKDYLLELPLHADVAIIKGTVCDRAGNVFYRGTSKNFSMVMAMAADYVIVEADKIVEVGELSPEQILTPGVFVDAVVLAAEQYRIAEDKLEEVVHG; from the coding sequence ATGAATAAAGAGACAAACCTGGAAGCGGTCTTGGCCCGGATCAACAGCGGTATGACCATCATGAGCAATGGCTTTATGGGGGTGAAGAGTCCGGAGACCATAATCGATGCCATGGTTGAGAAAGGGATCGACAACCTGACCTTGATTTCCACGGATACCGCCGTCCCCAATAAGGCTTCGGGCAAGCTGATCTGCAACCGCCGGGTGAAAAAGCTCTATGCATCCCATATCGGTTTGAATCCAGAGACCGGGGCGCAGATGAATAATGGTGAGTTGGAGGTGGAACTGGTCCCCCAGGGGACTCTGGCCGAACGGATTCGCTGCGGCGGGGCCGGGCTGGGCGGGGTGTTGACCCCGACCGGGATCGGCACAGAAGTGGAGTTAGGCAAGCAGAAGTTGACCGTTAACGGCAAAGACTACCTGCTGGAACTGCCCCTGCATGCCGATGTGGCCATTATCAAGGGCACGGTCTGCGACCGGGCTGGCAACGTGTTCTATCGTGGCACCTCGAAAAACTTCAGCATGGTCATGGCCATGGCGGCTGACTATGTCATTGTCGAAGCCGATAAGATTGTCGAGGTTGGGGAATTGAGCCCGGAACAGATCTTGACTCCGGGAGTTTTTGTTGATGCGGTGGTGCTGGCGGCTGAACAGTACCGGATTGCGGAGGACAAACTCGAGGAGGTCGTCCATGGCTGA
- a CDS encoding NAD(P)-dependent oxidoreductase, with product MANYGFLGLGIMGRAMAENLVKAGHEVTVWNRNATKCAELVALGATQADCPRAVATACDITFAMVSDPTAAAEICFGEQGVIGGIGDSRGYVDMSTVDAETSAKIARAVAAAGGRFLEAPVSGTKKPAEDGTLIILAAGDRSLYDEAMPAFEVMGKMAPYLGEVGQGAKMKLVVNMIMGGMLTAFCEGMALGQKSGLDGNKILEVLDAGALANPMFKGKGAMLLKEDYSTNFPLKHMQKDMRLAVALGDELSQPLATAATANESFKRARQAGFADEDIVAVYKTIHGEK from the coding sequence ATGGCAAACTACGGTTTCTTGGGACTTGGAATCATGGGCCGGGCCATGGCCGAAAACTTGGTCAAGGCCGGTCATGAGGTAACGGTGTGGAATAGAAACGCGACTAAATGTGCGGAACTGGTGGCCCTGGGGGCAACTCAGGCCGACTGTCCGCGGGCGGTGGCAACCGCCTGTGATATTACCTTCGCTATGGTTTCCGACCCGACGGCCGCTGCGGAGATCTGTTTTGGCGAGCAGGGAGTGATTGGCGGAATCGGTGACAGTCGCGGTTATGTGGACATGTCTACTGTCGACGCGGAAACCTCCGCAAAAATCGCCCGGGCGGTTGCTGCAGCCGGGGGACGTTTTCTTGAAGCGCCGGTGTCCGGAACTAAAAAACCGGCCGAGGACGGCACCCTGATTATCCTCGCGGCCGGCGACCGCAGTCTCTATGATGAAGCCATGCCGGCCTTCGAGGTGATGGGGAAAATGGCCCCGTACCTGGGCGAGGTGGGGCAAGGCGCCAAGATGAAACTCGTAGTCAATATGATCATGGGGGGGATGCTGACCGCTTTCTGTGAAGGGATGGCGCTGGGTCAGAAAAGTGGCCTTGACGGCAACAAAATTCTTGAGGTGTTGGATGCTGGTGCCCTGGCTAACCCAATGTTCAAAGGGAAGGGGGCGATGCTGCTGAAAGAAGATTACAGTACCAATTTTCCCCTCAAGCATATGCAGAAAGATATGCGCCTGGCGGTTGCCTTGGGGGATGAACTCAGTCAGCCCCTGGCAACCGCGGCAACCGCCAACGAATCCTTCAAGCGGGCCCGGCAGGCCGGTTTTGCAGACGAGGATATTGTTGCGGTGTATAAAACCATCCACGGGGAAAAGTAA
- a CDS encoding 2-oxoacid:acceptor oxidoreductase family protein translates to MKQQIIVSGIGGQGVLFLTRVIAQVAVDRGLPVLTAETHGMAQRGGTVLSTIKVGNFASPLIRTGQGDLGLLLWDDNLAVHRTLLKSTGTILLNSEQTGEGIRLDAAKLARELGNAVLLNLILLGRAVREQAIFCSAEECAAAIRKLAPQRFVEQNLQAFQKGLTS, encoded by the coding sequence ATGAAACAGCAGATCATCGTCAGCGGTATTGGCGGTCAGGGGGTCCTGTTTCTGACCCGGGTGATCGCCCAGGTCGCCGTCGACCGCGGGCTGCCGGTACTGACCGCGGAGACCCACGGCATGGCCCAGCGCGGCGGCACGGTGCTCTCGACCATCAAGGTCGGCAACTTCGCCAGCCCGCTGATCCGCACCGGGCAGGGCGACCTCGGGCTGCTGCTCTGGGACGACAACCTGGCGGTGCACCGGACCCTGCTGAAAAGCACCGGCACCATCCTCCTGAACTCCGAGCAAACCGGGGAAGGAATCCGCCTTGACGCCGCCAAACTGGCCCGTGAGCTCGGCAATGCGGTGCTCTTGAACCTGATCCTGCTCGGCCGGGCGGTCCGGGAGCAGGCAATCTTCTGCAGCGCGGAAGAATGCGCAGCGGCCATCCGCAAACTGGCCCCGCAACGCTTTGTCGAGCAGAACCTGCAGGCATTTCAGAAGGGGCTGACCAGCTGA
- a CDS encoding branched-chain amino acid ABC transporter permease — protein MTGKQKFFYFLYLHRTGLTVIGLALALVLFPLVEDNPYTLGLTNLIAINAIVVLGLNLFIGYAGQISLGHAAFFGLGAYGSAIATVTLGVPPWPAMLLVAGLVALVALVVGIPALRLSGHYLAMATLGLNFVFHIILLQWDGVTGGPSGFYGIPYLAIGSFAFDDEVRLHYLIWTVAMVCLLLCLNLVRSGVGRGMAALAGDETAAAALGVDTRATKVKVFVLSAVLASLAGSLYAHTYAFISPDSFDIFAATDFAIMVVVGGMGSIWGSLFGAAVMTMLPEWMDLFDNYKDLVHGGILVLVLMFLPQGLVTGIIDMVKVRLTLRRHKHAQAE, from the coding sequence ATGACCGGCAAACAGAAATTTTTCTATTTCCTCTACCTGCACCGAACCGGGCTGACCGTTATCGGCCTGGCCCTGGCACTGGTGCTGTTTCCGCTGGTTGAAGACAATCCCTATACTCTGGGCCTGACCAATCTCATCGCCATCAACGCCATTGTCGTGCTCGGCCTGAACCTGTTCATCGGTTATGCCGGGCAGATCTCCCTCGGCCATGCCGCTTTTTTCGGCCTCGGCGCCTACGGTTCGGCGATTGCCACGGTCACCCTCGGGGTGCCGCCCTGGCCGGCCATGCTGCTGGTCGCGGGGCTGGTAGCCCTGGTCGCTCTGGTGGTCGGGATTCCGGCGCTACGCCTTTCAGGTCACTATCTGGCCATGGCCACCCTCGGCCTGAACTTCGTTTTCCATATTATCCTCCTCCAGTGGGACGGGGTGACCGGCGGGCCGAGCGGCTTCTACGGCATCCCCTATCTAGCTATCGGGTCCTTTGCCTTCGATGACGAGGTCCGCCTCCACTATTTGATCTGGACCGTCGCCATGGTCTGTCTACTGCTCTGCCTCAATCTGGTGCGCAGCGGAGTCGGCCGGGGCATGGCAGCCCTGGCCGGGGATGAGACGGCAGCCGCGGCACTGGGGGTCGACACCCGCGCCACCAAGGTCAAGGTATTCGTCCTCTCTGCGGTACTGGCCTCGCTGGCCGGCAGCCTCTATGCCCACACCTATGCGTTTATCAGCCCGGATTCCTTTGATATTTTTGCGGCCACCGATTTTGCCATCATGGTCGTCGTTGGCGGCATGGGTTCGATCTGGGGGTCGCTGTTCGGTGCCGCAGTCATGACCATGCTGCCTGAATGGATGGATCTGTTCGATAACTACAAGGATCTGGTCCACGGGGGCATCCTGGTTCTGGTGCTGATGTTCCTGCCTCAGGGGCTGGTCACCGGCATCATCGATATGGTCAAGGTCAGACTGACATTGCGGAGGCACAAACATGCTCAAGCTGAATAA
- a CDS encoding DEAD/DEAH box helicase has protein sequence MTFHQLGLSAELLRAVTEQGYSEPTPIQAQAIPVVLSGLDVLAGAQTGTGKTAGFTLPLLQRLHGSAQAGGRRPVRALVLTPTRELAAQVGDSIHCYGKYLPLRSTTIFGGVPLRPQIATLRKGVDILVATPGRLLDHVGQKTLDLSQVEILVLDEADRMLDMGFINDIRKILALLPKQRQNLLFSATFSSKIKQLADSFLVSPRLIEVARRNTTAEHVQQAVYQVDKSRKRELLSNLIGAESWPQVLVFTRTKHGANRLTSQLEKDGIKATAIHGNKSQGARTKALAEFKNAQVRVLVATDIAARGLDIDQLACVVNYELPNVPEDYVHRIGRTGRAGRSGMAISLVSADEIKLQRDIEALLGGKLPKMVAKGYELTANHVACEDQRTAPRKARSERKIPGSRQRSGRRSFAGGRNSERTAAGRSSSARSV, from the coding sequence ATGACGTTTCATCAACTCGGCCTGTCGGCCGAACTTCTTCGTGCTGTGACTGAACAAGGTTACAGCGAACCGACCCCCATCCAGGCCCAGGCTATTCCTGTGGTGCTGTCCGGCCTTGATGTCCTGGCCGGGGCGCAGACCGGCACCGGCAAGACGGCCGGTTTTACCTTGCCGCTCTTGCAGCGGTTGCATGGCAGTGCTCAGGCAGGGGGACGGCGGCCGGTGCGGGCGCTGGTGTTGACCCCGACCCGGGAACTGGCCGCTCAGGTCGGTGACAGTATTCACTGCTATGGCAAATACCTGCCGCTCCGCAGTACCACCATTTTTGGTGGAGTGCCGCTTCGGCCGCAGATTGCGACCTTGCGCAAAGGGGTCGACATCCTGGTGGCCACTCCTGGGCGTCTGCTTGATCATGTCGGCCAGAAAACCCTGGATCTATCCCAGGTCGAGATCCTGGTGCTGGATGAGGCGGATCGCATGCTGGATATGGGTTTTATCAATGATATCCGCAAAATTCTTGCCTTGCTGCCGAAGCAGCGCCAGAACCTGCTGTTTTCAGCGACCTTCTCCAGCAAGATCAAGCAGCTTGCGGACAGCTTTCTGGTTAGCCCGCGGTTGATCGAGGTTGCCCGGCGTAATACCACCGCAGAGCATGTGCAGCAGGCGGTTTATCAGGTAGATAAAAGCCGCAAAAGAGAACTGCTCTCGAACCTGATCGGTGCGGAAAGCTGGCCACAGGTGTTGGTTTTCACCCGGACTAAACACGGCGCCAACCGGCTTACCAGCCAATTGGAAAAAGACGGCATCAAGGCCACGGCCATTCATGGCAATAAAAGCCAGGGTGCCAGGACCAAAGCGTTGGCGGAGTTTAAAAACGCTCAGGTCAGGGTGCTGGTGGCCACGGATATTGCTGCGCGCGGGCTGGATATCGACCAGCTTGCCTGCGTGGTGAATTACGAGCTCCCCAACGTGCCGGAAGATTATGTGCACCGGATCGGCAGAACCGGTCGCGCCGGCCGCAGCGGCATGGCCATTTCTCTGGTCAGCGCTGACGAAATCAAGTTGCAGCGCGATATTGAGGCCTTGTTGGGTGGCAAGCTGCCAAAAATGGTTGCCAAAGGGTATGAGCTGACGGCCAACCATGTCGCCTGCGAAGACCAGAGAACCGCGCCGCGCAAGGCCAGGTCCGAGCGGAAAATCCCCGGCTCCAGACAGAGAAGCGGCAGGAGAAGCTTCGCTGGGGGCAGGAATTCCGAGCGGACGGCTGCCGGGCGCAGCTCTTCGGCACGGTCTGTCTGA
- a CDS encoding ATP-binding cassette domain-containing protein, translated as MLKISDLTAHYGAAQALFGVDLEVARGETIALVGANGAGKSTLLKCLMGLVKPTRGSITLNGKDVTGSSPAKMVRMGLALSPEGREVFGHLDVLENLRLGAIPLKLSKSVAAERIAEVFQRFPKLAERQKQAAGTLSGGEQQMLAMGRALMAKPDLLLLDEPSLGLAPLITDEIFAIVRQLARAGTTILLVEQNAARALSASDRAYLLANGKIVEQGQSAHLLNDPILRSTFLGAASAANPAASRLGAAGLTNIRLEKPDMLKQNFMPAFSSVDELKEHQLKGLQWTVRHAYEGSAVYRQKLEAAGVSPESVQSLDDLRRLPFTCADDLRDGYPFPLRAVPYEQIVRIHASSGTTGKRKVLCYTQKDLDDWTDFFARCYQMAGVTPLDRVQVAVGYGVWTAGMGFQLGCEKIGALAVPIGPGNIDMQIQFLLDFQSTVFCSTASMALLMAEEIHKRGIADKIAIKKIIYGSERSSRSMRKKISELFGGAELFDITGLTELYGPGTGIECSEHDCIHYWGDYYLLEVLDPETLQPVPDGEWGEMVVTTLCKEAVPLIRYRTHDITRIIPGNCSCGSILPRHSRIKGRSDDTIKFRGVNIYPSSVDTILSTVPGIGSEYQIHLTRDEAGRDHMRLLVERGEGVAEQRSPELMHEIGHQIKKQLLVSADIELTGYGQLPRSEKKSRRVFDNRIQDEIV; from the coding sequence ATGCTGAAAATATCCGATCTTACCGCTCATTACGGTGCCGCCCAGGCGCTCTTCGGGGTCGACCTTGAAGTTGCGAGGGGCGAAACCATCGCCCTGGTCGGTGCCAACGGAGCCGGCAAGAGCACCTTGCTCAAATGCCTGATGGGACTGGTCAAGCCGACCCGGGGGAGCATCACCTTGAACGGCAAAGACGTGACCGGCAGCAGCCCGGCCAAGATGGTCCGCATGGGTCTGGCCCTGTCACCGGAAGGGCGGGAGGTTTTCGGCCATCTCGATGTGCTGGAAAACCTGCGCCTTGGAGCGATCCCCCTGAAACTATCCAAAAGCGTGGCCGCCGAGCGCATCGCCGAAGTCTTTCAGCGCTTTCCCAAATTGGCCGAACGGCAAAAGCAAGCGGCCGGGACTCTCTCCGGCGGCGAACAGCAAATGCTCGCCATGGGCCGGGCGCTGATGGCCAAACCGGACCTGCTCCTGCTGGATGAACCGAGTCTGGGTCTGGCGCCGCTGATTACCGACGAAATATTCGCCATCGTGCGCCAACTGGCACGGGCCGGCACCACCATCCTGCTGGTGGAGCAGAATGCGGCCCGAGCCCTGTCCGCCTCTGACCGGGCCTATCTGCTGGCCAACGGTAAAATTGTCGAGCAGGGGCAGAGTGCGCACCTGCTCAATGATCCGATCCTCCGTTCGACCTTCCTGGGTGCAGCCAGCGCAGCCAACCCCGCTGCCAGCCGCCTGGGTGCTGCCGGACTGACCAATATCCGTTTGGAGAAACCCGATATGCTCAAGCAGAATTTCATGCCCGCTTTTTCCTCTGTCGACGAACTTAAAGAACATCAGCTCAAAGGGCTGCAATGGACGGTACGCCATGCTTACGAAGGCTCTGCCGTCTATCGACAGAAACTGGAGGCCGCCGGGGTTAGTCCGGAATCGGTGCAGTCCCTGGACGACCTGCGCCGGCTGCCGTTTACCTGTGCCGATGATCTGCGTGACGGCTATCCGTTTCCGTTGCGCGCCGTGCCTTACGAGCAGATCGTTCGCATCCATGCCTCGTCCGGAACCACCGGCAAACGCAAGGTCCTCTGCTATACCCAGAAGGATTTGGACGACTGGACCGATTTCTTTGCCCGCTGCTATCAGATGGCCGGGGTCACCCCCCTGGACCGGGTTCAGGTCGCCGTCGGTTACGGCGTCTGGACCGCGGGGATGGGATTTCAGCTCGGCTGTGAAAAGATTGGCGCCCTGGCCGTTCCCATCGGCCCGGGGAACATCGATATGCAGATTCAGTTTTTGCTCGATTTCCAGTCGACGGTGTTCTGCTCAACCGCATCCATGGCCCTGCTCATGGCCGAAGAGATTCACAAGCGCGGCATTGCCGACAAAATCGCGATCAAAAAAATCATCTACGGTTCGGAACGCTCCAGCCGCTCCATGCGCAAAAAGATTTCCGAATTGTTCGGCGGCGCCGAGCTGTTCGACATTACCGGGCTCACCGAGCTGTACGGCCCGGGCACCGGCATCGAATGCAGCGAGCATGACTGCATCCACTACTGGGGGGATTATTACCTGCTGGAAGTCCTTGACCCGGAGACGCTGCAGCCGGTCCCGGACGGGGAGTGGGGGGAGATGGTCGTCACCACCCTGTGTAAAGAGGCGGTGCCGCTGATCCGCTACCGGACCCATGACATCACCCGGATTATCCCCGGCAACTGCAGTTGCGGCAGTATCCTCCCGCGTCATTCACGCATCAAAGGGCGTAGCGACGACACCATCAAGTTCCGCGGGGTTAATATCTATCCGAGCAGTGTCGACACCATCCTTTCGACGGTGCCCGGGATCGGTTCGGAATACCAGATTCATTTGACCCGGGATGAAGCGGGACGCGATCACATGCGCCTACTCGTGGAACGCGGGGAAGGGGTCGCAGAGCAACGTTCGCCGGAGTTGATGCATGAAATCGGTCACCAGATCAAGAAACAGCTGCTGGTGTCCGCGGATATCGAACTGACCGGCTACGGCCAGCTGCCGCGCTCGGAAAAAAAGAGTCGGCGCGTTTTTGATAACAGAATTCAAGATGAAATCGTTTAA
- a CDS encoding 3-oxoacid CoA-transferase subunit B yields the protein MAELSDKDLIARRAAQELEDGDVVNLGIGLPTLVSNHVPDGVQITLHAENGILGMGPLCLPGVEDSDVINAGNQFVHILPGASFFDSATSFAIIRGGHVDVTVLGALQVDQEGNIASHVVPGKMVPGMGGAMDLVAGAKKVIVAMQHTAKGTPKIMRKCTLPLTGMKCVDMIITEKAVFEVTEQGLLLTEIMPGSSLADIQQSTEAELLVAEGGTG from the coding sequence ATGGCTGAGTTAAGTGATAAGGATTTGATCGCCCGGCGGGCGGCTCAAGAACTCGAAGATGGCGATGTCGTCAACCTGGGGATCGGTTTGCCAACCTTGGTGTCCAACCATGTGCCGGACGGGGTCCAGATCACCCTGCATGCCGAAAACGGTATTCTCGGTATGGGGCCGCTCTGCCTGCCCGGTGTGGAAGACAGCGATGTGATCAACGCCGGCAATCAGTTTGTACATATCCTGCCGGGGGCGAGCTTTTTCGACAGCGCGACCTCCTTCGCCATTATCCGTGGTGGCCATGTTGATGTGACCGTGCTCGGCGCATTACAGGTCGACCAGGAGGGCAACATCGCCAGCCACGTCGTGCCCGGGAAAATGGTTCCGGGCATGGGTGGGGCCATGGACCTGGTGGCTGGCGCCAAGAAAGTCATTGTCGCCATGCAACATACCGCCAAAGGAACCCCTAAGATCATGCGGAAATGTACCTTGCCGCTGACCGGGATGAAGTGTGTCGATATGATCATCACCGAAAAGGCGGTTTTCGAAGTCACTGAACAGGGCTTGCTGCTCACCGAGATCATGCCCGGTTCGTCCCTGGCCGATATTCAGCAGTCCACCGAGGCGGAGCTGTTGGTGGCTGAAGGGGGCACCGGCTGA
- a CDS encoding TetR/AcrR family transcriptional regulator translates to MSQKIKKRNINPTRKMDLVLRTARKLFLEKGFHAVSIPDIVKASGVSVGAIYLHFGNKEKLATAVYQQASKEFLDRLFQKFDERPLQTCCAREILADIAELIFEITEDDPEMMEYLLSIRQGYYPGALSFYNTAVFHRLEKIIDNGIASGELRPGNHSLCAAAYCGVILQAVELRLNGQLEQPLCEMAEQIFENAWASIKAA, encoded by the coding sequence ATGAGTCAAAAAATAAAAAAAAGAAACATCAACCCGACCAGAAAGATGGACCTGGTCCTGCGCACGGCGAGAAAACTTTTTCTGGAAAAAGGCTTTCATGCCGTTTCGATCCCGGATATCGTCAAAGCCTCCGGGGTCAGCGTTGGAGCCATTTACCTGCATTTCGGCAATAAGGAAAAACTGGCCACCGCCGTTTACCAGCAGGCTTCAAAAGAATTTCTCGACCGGCTCTTTCAAAAATTCGATGAACGGCCGCTGCAGACCTGCTGCGCCCGCGAGATTCTGGCCGACATTGCCGAACTGATTTTCGAGATCACCGAAGATGACCCGGAAATGATGGAGTATCTGCTGTCCATTCGCCAGGGCTATTATCCGGGAGCGTTGTCCTTTTACAATACGGCGGTGTTTCATCGCCTGGAAAAGATCATCGACAACGGCATTGCTTCGGGAGAGTTGCGCCCCGGCAATCATTCCCTCTGTGCTGCCGCCTACTGCGGAGTTATTCTCCAGGCGGTGGAACTGCGCCTGAATGGCCAGCTGGAACAGCCCCTGTGTGAAATGGCTGAGCAGATTTTCGAGAACGCCTGGGCCAGCATCAAGGCGGCCTGA